From Bacillus sp. FSL K6-3431, the proteins below share one genomic window:
- a CDS encoding MerR family transcriptional regulator produces MKGNNMYSIGEFSEKAGVSIRTLHYYDEIGLLRPEKHPTSGYRIYNHQDIVTLQKIISLKFLGYSLDKITNLLHESSFTVDLNETLNLHLQALEKDKERIEQSMTAISRIIKLLEEEGEVDSNILFSLTHNMHTENMQKEWMERHMLMDVVEGLSKKSEEEKSILDQTFVQLTKEVKQLYGKPVEDPKIQEMIKKYLEASFAFLGEDLVEKLADADVEEMDIQELEDMAPSPFTEDEQKWLNQAMEYYMKQTELE; encoded by the coding sequence ATGAAAGGGAATAACATGTATTCCATTGGAGAATTTTCTGAAAAGGCAGGAGTATCTATTCGCACTTTGCATTACTATGATGAAATCGGTCTTTTACGGCCAGAAAAGCACCCGACGTCAGGTTACCGCATTTATAATCATCAAGATATCGTAACCTTACAGAAAATCATAAGTCTAAAGTTTCTCGGGTATAGCCTAGATAAAATCACTAACCTATTACATGAATCGAGTTTTACTGTTGATTTGAATGAAACTTTAAATCTCCATTTGCAAGCATTGGAAAAGGATAAAGAACGAATCGAACAATCAATGACTGCTATTAGTAGAATTATTAAGTTACTGGAGGAAGAAGGAGAAGTGGATAGCAATATATTGTTCAGCCTTACCCATAATATGCATACGGAAAATATGCAAAAGGAATGGATGGAACGGCACATGCTAATGGATGTGGTGGAAGGATTATCAAAGAAATCGGAAGAAGAAAAAAGCATTTTAGATCAAACCTTTGTTCAATTGACTAAAGAAGTAAAACAATTATATGGTAAACCTGTAGAGGATCCAAAAATACAAGAAATGATTAAAAAATATCTAGAAGCGTCTTTTGCGTTTCTGGGTGAGGATTTGGTAGAAAAGCTAGCTGATGCTGATGTGGAAGAAATGGATATTCAAGAACTTGAAGATATGGCACCTTCTCCCTTCACAGAAGATGAACAGAAATGGCTTAATCAAGCGATGGAATATTATATGAAACAAACAGAATTGGAATAA
- a CDS encoding SDR family NAD(P)-dependent oxidoreductase → MHSKKQNTIALVTGAKSGVGFELTKRLLSEGMQVIALIRSEFQSGDSLIQESLETNNLRVYKADLSDFKSLKAALKDIKSSEERIDLIFNNAGVMPEKITYSSQGREMQFEIHAVVPYIIFMELRELLLNGGMKTIVNTSSNTLLMVKQFELETLEKPTKFKKLLGGYATSKLALSLWTQAASQTDFAEGIEIRSVCPGPNKTPMSGSSGMPIFMIPIQNLFFSPPSTGAARLYEAAFGEFKGKTGVFLNKGKITPIKFIQKSQSVLEKVDSIYKLDYIRSR, encoded by the coding sequence ATGCATTCTAAAAAGCAAAATACGATAGCTCTTGTTACAGGCGCAAAGTCTGGAGTTGGTTTCGAATTAACAAAACGATTGCTTTCTGAAGGAATGCAAGTAATCGCTTTAATTCGATCTGAATTTCAGAGTGGCGATAGTCTTATTCAAGAATCTCTAGAGACTAATAACCTTCGAGTCTATAAAGCGGATTTAAGCGACTTCAAAAGTTTGAAAGCAGCGCTGAAGGATATCAAATCGAGCGAAGAACGAATAGATTTGATTTTTAATAATGCAGGTGTTATGCCTGAGAAGATAACATACTCCAGCCAGGGACGGGAAATGCAATTTGAGATACATGCTGTAGTTCCTTATATCATCTTTATGGAATTAAGAGAACTACTGTTAAACGGAGGGATGAAAACAATTGTCAATACTTCTTCCAATACTTTGCTGATGGTGAAACAATTTGAACTAGAGACGCTGGAGAAACCGACCAAATTCAAAAAATTACTTGGCGGGTATGCAACTTCTAAACTAGCTCTTTCTCTATGGACGCAAGCAGCATCACAGACAGATTTTGCAGAAGGTATCGAAATAAGGAGTGTTTGCCCAGGACCAAATAAAACTCCAATGAGCGGAAGTTCAGGCATGCCTATATTTATGATTCCCATTCAGAATTTATTCTTTTCCCCTCCAAGCACGGGGGCAGCACGTCTATATGAGGCAGCATTCGGAGAATTTAAAGGTAAAACGGGCGTCTTCCTCAACAAGGGAAAAATTACTCCTATAAAATTTATACAAAAAAGTCAGAGTGTTTTAGAAAAAGTAGATTCTATTTATAAGCTGGATTATATTAGAAGTAGATGA
- a CDS encoding YehS family protein — translation MENTDILIRLRYALDIKNTDMVEIFKLGGIEVTKEEVLKMLTKSNDNYDNEADNDGDIAESEEIIKCNNITLESFLNGFITFKRGKQDPKPGQLERPELSTKNNESVNNILLKKLKIALTLTSEDMLDILENAGVIITKGELGALLRKEGHKNYKKCGDKYARNFLKGLTIRYRG, via the coding sequence ATGGAAAATACTGATATATTAATTAGATTAAGATATGCTCTAGATATAAAAAATACGGATATGGTAGAAATATTTAAACTTGGTGGTATTGAAGTAACAAAAGAAGAAGTGCTAAAGATGCTTACAAAATCAAATGACAATTACGATAATGAAGCTGACAATGATGGGGATATAGCTGAAAGTGAAGAGATAATAAAATGCAATAATATTACGTTAGAGTCATTTTTAAATGGCTTTATTACTTTTAAAAGAGGAAAGCAAGATCCAAAACCGGGACAACTTGAAAGACCAGAACTGTCAACAAAGAATAATGAAAGTGTGAATAACATCCTTTTAAAGAAATTGAAAATAGCCCTGACTTTAACAAGCGAGGATATGCTTGATATATTAGAAAATGCAGGGGTCATTATCACCAAAGGGGAATTAGGCGCTTTATTAAGAAAAGAAGGGCATAAGAACTATAAAAAGTGCGGAGATAAATACGCTCGGAATTTCTTAAAAGGATTAACTATAAGATATAGAGGATAA
- a CDS encoding UDP-N-acetylmuramoyl-L-alanyl-D-glutamate--2,6-diaminopimelate ligase, with the protein MKLKEIAELFTVKSTVGNFDVEITGLQMDSRKIEKGNLFICVPGIKGFLKDRHLFADDAVKNGAAALIVERDVNIDVPKIFVKDARHAMSVISSHFFNYPSHGMKLIGITGTNGKTTTSYIIDKIFSDYGFKTGLMGNNGIKINSRIYPTDINTQESPILQRNLRKMRDCNTDYCVMEVTSQGLDMKRVLGCNFRTAVFTNLTQDHLDYHGSFDEYRNTKSLLFSRLGNTFYPNERKYAVLNADDPAFDFFRKVTSAEIITYGINNESDVSAKNISMTSKGISFLLTSFKGEIEIDLQLVGQFNIYNALAGITSSLIEGIPLESIKNSLSQLISIAGRMEIVDEGQDFLVLVDYAHTPDALENVLKSIKDFSNGKIITIFGCGGDRDTAKRPIMGDIASRYSDIVFVTSDNPRSEDPIKIMNDIEKGIRKSTSFQYELLVNREEAIYKAIKVASKNDVVIIAGKGHETYQILKDKTIPFDDKDIAKKAISRK; encoded by the coding sequence TTGAAGCTAAAAGAGATTGCAGAACTTTTTACGGTTAAGAGTACGGTAGGTAATTTTGACGTCGAAATTACAGGTTTACAAATGGATTCAAGAAAAATAGAAAAGGGAAATTTATTCATTTGTGTACCTGGAATTAAAGGATTTCTTAAGGACAGACATCTTTTCGCAGATGATGCGGTTAAAAATGGTGCAGCAGCGCTTATTGTCGAACGAGATGTAAATATTGATGTTCCAAAGATATTTGTTAAAGATGCAAGACATGCAATGTCAGTTATCTCATCACACTTTTTTAATTATCCATCACATGGGATGAAACTTATAGGGATTACAGGAACGAACGGTAAAACCACGACTTCTTACATAATTGATAAAATTTTTTCAGACTATGGATTTAAAACAGGATTGATGGGAAATAACGGGATAAAAATTAACAGTAGAATATACCCCACCGATATTAATACTCAGGAGTCTCCAATATTGCAAAGAAATCTCCGAAAAATGAGGGATTGCAACACAGATTATTGTGTTATGGAAGTTACATCTCAAGGATTAGACATGAAACGAGTATTAGGCTGTAACTTTAGAACTGCTGTATTTACAAACCTTACTCAAGACCATTTAGATTATCATGGTAGTTTCGATGAATATAGAAATACAAAAAGTCTTTTGTTCTCGAGGCTTGGTAATACATTCTACCCTAATGAAAGGAAATATGCTGTCCTAAATGCAGATGACCCAGCTTTTGATTTTTTTCGCAAAGTAACTTCAGCAGAGATAATTACATATGGGATAAACAATGAATCTGATGTTTCTGCAAAAAACATCAGCATGACATCAAAAGGAATAAGTTTTTTGCTTACTTCATTTAAAGGTGAAATAGAAATAGACCTTCAATTGGTTGGACAATTTAATATTTATAATGCATTAGCAGGTATAACATCATCTTTAATTGAAGGAATACCACTTGAAAGTATTAAAAATAGTTTATCTCAACTAATAAGTATCGCTGGTAGGATGGAAATAGTTGATGAAGGTCAAGATTTTCTTGTTTTAGTAGATTATGCTCATACACCAGATGCTTTAGAAAATGTACTAAAGTCAATTAAAGATTTTTCAAATGGTAAGATAATTACTATATTTGGTTGTGGTGGAGATAGAGATACAGCCAAACGGCCAATAATGGGTGATATTGCAAGCAGGTATAGTGATATTGTTTTTGTTACTTCTGATAATCCACGTTCTGAAGATCCAATTAAGATTATGAATGACATCGAAAAGGGAATAAGGAAGTCTACTTCTTTCCAATATGAATTATTAGTTAATCGAGAAGAAGCTATTTATAAAGCTATTAAAGTGGCTTCTAAAAATGATGTTGTTATTATAGCTGGTAAAGGACATGAAACATATCAAATACTTAAAGATAAAACAATTCCATTTGACGATAAAGACATAGCTAAAAAGGCTATTTCAAGAAAGTAG
- a CDS encoding SMI1/KNR4 family protein, protein MWKGYIQSVTSGYHFKAPAKSDISQIKEKLYVELPADLLGLLNETNGVFDEYNSPLIWSTNQIVKDNLFFRNFAKYKDIYMPFDHLLFFSDAGNGDLFGFPILNGSIQREDIFVWDHESDSRKWVASSLKDFIKG, encoded by the coding sequence ATGTGGAAGGGTTATATCCAATCGGTCACATCTGGTTATCATTTTAAAGCGCCTGCAAAATCCGATATTAGCCAAATAAAAGAGAAGCTATATGTAGAATTACCAGCCGATTTGTTAGGTTTATTAAATGAAACGAATGGGGTGTTTGACGAGTATAATAGTCCACTAATTTGGTCAACCAATCAAATCGTCAAGGACAACTTGTTTTTCAGAAATTTCGCCAAGTATAAAGATATATACATGCCGTTTGATCATTTACTCTTTTTTTCTGATGCGGGAAATGGTGATTTATTCGGGTTTCCAATATTAAATGGGAGTATTCAGAGAGAGGATATTTTTGTCTGGGATCATGAATCGGATAGTCGAAAGTGGGTTGCTTCCTCTTTAAAGGATTTTATTAAAGGGTAG
- a CDS encoding DUF4275 family protein, which produces MDMVSFLRSKKVKVIEIPKWGKYLRKKWEDNFANNLSDKEKKSIYLYDDDGACGYLWHIFSYERRDCLQEEQADIALNRKPKKSCYVFYQHSDEAFILENATALTADDLISEEDIYVVDKEFNWTYVRTHETGWYGPYFCRQ; this is translated from the coding sequence ATGGACATGGTGTCATTTCTTAGAAGTAAGAAAGTAAAGGTAATTGAAATACCCAAATGGGGAAAGTATTTGCGTAAGAAATGGGAGGACAATTTCGCCAACAATCTTAGTGATAAAGAAAAGAAATCTATTTACCTTTATGACGATGACGGAGCATGTGGTTACTTATGGCATATATTTAGCTATGAAAGAAGAGATTGTCTACAAGAGGAACAAGCGGATATTGCATTAAACAGAAAACCAAAGAAATCCTGTTATGTTTTTTATCAACATTCCGATGAAGCGTTCATTCTTGAAAATGCTACAGCACTTACAGCTGACGACCTAATAAGTGAAGAAGATATATACGTTGTAGATAAAGAATTTAATTGGACTTATGTAAGAACGCATGAAACGGGATGGTATGGGCCTTATTTTTGCCGGCAATAG
- a CDS encoding DUF2798 domain-containing protein — protein MPSNKKEGIIFGLFMCFGMVLIMTVYNTALHGFSAFTVGSAVIQFVITFIVAFIVESFVEPKARKLALSLPYDKSKEINFIVAIAFCMVPMMVLIMSVYGLVLTELMVGIEGSIFTAYLKTVGLNFIVAFPSQLLIVGPISRRLLTRYVKPSTQKPGLNV, from the coding sequence TTGCCAAGTAATAAAAAAGAAGGCATTATTTTCGGACTATTCATGTGTTTTGGAATGGTTCTTATTATGACAGTTTATAACACAGCTTTACACGGATTTTCAGCATTTACAGTAGGAAGTGCAGTGATTCAATTTGTCATCACATTTATCGTCGCTTTTATCGTTGAGTCATTCGTTGAGCCGAAAGCGCGGAAACTTGCCTTATCACTGCCCTATGATAAATCAAAAGAAATCAACTTTATTGTGGCGATTGCTTTTTGTATGGTCCCTATGATGGTTCTTATTATGTCAGTATATGGACTTGTTTTAACGGAGTTAATGGTAGGAATTGAAGGCTCTATTTTCACAGCTTACCTTAAAACAGTTGGTCTGAACTTTATCGTGGCGTTTCCATCTCAGTTACTAATTGTTGGACCAATCTCACGGAGGCTATTAACTAGATACGTTAAACCATCAACACAAAAGCCAGGATTGAACGTTTAA
- a CDS encoding DUF6980 family protein: MKIHCCENMSYHANFKCEIHESPFECPDKIIIFDEKDNDYGLVIHDGGSSSIGMIFCPWCGKTL; this comes from the coding sequence ATGAAAATACATTGTTGTGAAAATATGTCTTATCATGCAAATTTTAAGTGCGAGATACATGAAAGCCCATTTGAATGCCCGGATAAAATAATCATATTTGATGAAAAAGATAATGACTATGGTTTGGTAATTCATGACGGTGGTTCTTCCAGTATTGGGATGATTTTTTGCCCATGGTGTGGTAAAACATTATGA
- a CDS encoding pentapeptide repeat-containing protein — MDIYLKPDCKNCFALCCVALPYAKSADFAFNKDGGEPCRNLCIDNRCSIHDKLSDKGFRGCVSYECFGAGQHVSQSIYKGNDWRNNMEKSSEMFAVFPIVQQLHEMLWYLTQALGLTETKPFQKELKNAYDETVQMTNRTSEEILSLDIPSHRETVNDLLVTTSDLVRKDFVQMNTKRKIKKGLDYLGANLKGADLKGANFRGALLIAANLSNTDLRKVDFIGADLRDTDLSNADLTDCIFLTQFQANSAKGNQYTKLPYYLNTPDHWLSVTK; from the coding sequence ATGGATATATATTTAAAGCCTGATTGCAAAAATTGTTTTGCCCTGTGTTGTGTTGCTTTACCTTATGCCAAATCAGCAGATTTTGCTTTCAATAAAGACGGTGGGGAGCCTTGTCGTAATTTATGCATTGATAACCGCTGCAGCATACATGACAAATTAAGCGATAAGGGCTTTCGCGGATGTGTCTCCTATGAATGTTTTGGAGCTGGGCAACATGTTTCGCAGAGTATATATAAAGGTAATGATTGGCGAAATAACATGGAAAAGTCAAGTGAGATGTTTGCGGTATTCCCCATTGTTCAACAGTTACATGAAATGCTCTGGTATCTCACCCAAGCCTTAGGGCTAACAGAAACGAAGCCATTTCAAAAAGAATTAAAAAACGCTTATGACGAAACAGTACAAATGACAAACAGAACATCAGAGGAAATTTTAAGCTTAGACATACCTTCTCATCGAGAAACTGTTAACGATTTATTAGTCACGACAAGCGATTTAGTTCGTAAAGACTTTGTTCAAATGAATACAAAAAGAAAGATTAAAAAAGGACTAGACTATTTAGGAGCAAACTTAAAAGGTGCTGATCTAAAAGGAGCAAATTTTAGAGGAGCACTTTTAATTGCAGCTAACTTAAGTAATACAGATTTAAGAAAAGTGGATTTTATCGGTGCAGACTTAAGGGATACAGATTTAAGTAATGCGGATCTAACTGATTGTATATTCTTAACACAATTCCAAGCTAATTCAGCTAAAGGGAATCAATATACTAAATTACCTTATTATTTAAATACTCCTGATCATTGGCTAAGTGTTACCAAATAA
- a CDS encoding phosphotransferase, which produces MNSEIPSVQKVKDELNKYYCLNIQKVAYLGKSDNVTYCIHTKDENKFLLKLHMGSNSKNMIVSELLWLESLETNTILKVQRPIRNKNNELTTNIINENTGNSSYWTLQDWLEGETLKRQPTDMELEKLAHLMVTLHEHTVRWNVPGTFERPYYNDENLLYSLNQLKQLLYINVMSTDDYEIMKKTTDKILTIIKSQHLGCDTWGVIHSDLHESNYIFCQGQAFAIDFSSCGFGFYLFDIAETCLHLIPENRKKLITFYQKERNLQKNYPEVLEAFFLWAIIRNFAFLSINNDEHKELANAIPFIVEKFCIKYLKGESFMFS; this is translated from the coding sequence GTGAATAGTGAAATACCAAGTGTTCAAAAAGTTAAAGATGAACTGAATAAATATTACTGCTTAAATATACAAAAAGTAGCATACTTAGGAAAAAGTGATAATGTTACATATTGTATCCATACGAAGGATGAAAATAAGTTTTTACTTAAACTTCACATGGGAAGTAATTCAAAAAACATGATTGTATCTGAGCTTCTATGGCTTGAATCATTAGAAACAAACACAATCCTAAAGGTTCAAAGACCGATAAGAAATAAAAACAATGAATTAACGACTAATATTATTAATGAAAATACAGGTAATAGTTCTTACTGGACATTACAAGATTGGCTAGAAGGAGAAACATTAAAAAGACAACCAACTGACATGGAGTTAGAAAAGTTGGCTCATTTAATGGTTACTCTGCATGAACATACAGTTCGTTGGAATGTGCCAGGAACATTTGAAAGACCTTACTACAACGATGAAAATTTACTATATTCCTTGAATCAATTAAAACAATTATTGTATATAAATGTTATGTCTACAGATGATTATGAAATTATGAAGAAAACTACTGATAAAATATTAACAATAATAAAATCACAGCATTTAGGCTGTGATACTTGGGGCGTCATTCATTCTGACCTTCATGAGAGTAACTATATCTTTTGCCAAGGACAAGCATTCGCTATTGACTTTTCCTCCTGTGGTTTCGGGTTTTATTTATTTGATATTGCTGAGACTTGTTTACACCTTATTCCAGAGAATCGAAAGAAACTTATAACTTTCTATCAAAAAGAAAGAAATCTACAAAAAAATTATCCTGAAGTATTAGAGGCATTTTTCTTATGGGCTATAATACGCAATTTTGCATTTCTATCTATTAATAATGATGAACACAAGGAGCTAGCAAATGCGATTCCATTCATAGTTGAAAAGTTTTGTATCAAATACCTAAAAGGAGAAAGTTTCATGTTTAGCTAA
- a CDS encoding MerR family transcriptional regulator, which yields MSDTFTIKEMSQISGLSEDTIRYYEKIRLLPQAKRKDNGHRYYGLTDKDIMLLITCLKKTGMTLDEIKPFLSLPYDVNVQLDDNLKGLLQSHKKKVEV from the coding sequence GTGAGTGATACGTTCACAATAAAAGAAATGTCGCAGATAAGCGGTTTGAGTGAGGATACTATTCGCTACTATGAGAAAATTCGACTTCTCCCACAAGCCAAACGAAAAGATAATGGGCATCGGTACTATGGCTTAACTGATAAAGACATCATGCTTTTAATTACATGTTTGAAAAAGACAGGAATGACACTAGACGAGATAAAGCCATTTTTGTCTCTTCCATATGATGTAAACGTTCAATTGGATGATAATTTAAAAGGTCTTCTGCAAAGTCACAAGAAAAAAGTCGAAGTTTAA
- a CDS encoding DUF3885 domain-containing protein, producing the protein MKLREYINATFPGLVLKPNLYHQWNIGIHFELANGLYPFKCGSDELNDEYFNLVYDQALSLFNDIISEEDKIILVTNMYQHKSYVRRSKKKMKVYSHYLKSKNIRFHLKQETLPYMFDDEEEAEENSTSQFSLYCSKQDIHYPLLIKAICNQDFPSLKPRLHNPFRLYDPDLFIINVNQNVIFYIYDDRGCEVVANDIETIRPLYEKYAGWVDEYCRDEIEKRFK; encoded by the coding sequence ATGAAATTAAGAGAATATATCAATGCTACTTTCCCTGGCCTTGTTTTGAAGCCAAATCTTTATCATCAATGGAATATTGGTATTCATTTCGAACTAGCTAATGGACTTTATCCATTTAAGTGTGGTTCAGATGAACTTAATGATGAGTATTTCAATCTAGTATATGATCAAGCGCTATCTCTTTTTAATGATATTATTTCTGAGGAAGATAAAATTATTTTGGTAACGAATATGTATCAGCATAAAAGTTATGTAAGAAGAAGTAAAAAGAAAATGAAGGTTTATAGTCATTACTTAAAAAGTAAAAATATAAGATTTCATTTAAAGCAAGAAACTCTTCCCTATATGTTTGATGATGAAGAAGAAGCGGAGGAGAATAGTACATCCCAGTTTTCATTATATTGCAGTAAACAAGATATTCACTACCCTTTGCTAATAAAAGCCATTTGTAATCAAGACTTCCCATCATTAAAACCGAGGTTACATAATCCTTTTCGTTTATACGATCCAGATTTATTTATTATTAATGTTAATCAAAATGTAATTTTTTACATTTATGATGATAGAGGCTGTGAGGTGGTTGCAAATGATATTGAGACGATACGCCCATTATATGAGAAATATGCAGGATGGGTTGATGAATATTGCCGTGATGAGATTGAAAAGCGGTTTAAATAA
- a CDS encoding LysE family translocator, translated as MSLFFAYLLVGLAIALPVGAVTVEMTKQGLKKGFMHGWAVGLGGMTVDFLLIIALYMGLASVLALPYIQIPMWLIGAGFLIFLGYDSIKNSDQDITLDGEKPNKSFLSSYRNGLLVAISPGNLVFWISVFGAVLSDSYDMTQPTKFLIVGAGILAGILVHDLGLLTIVAVTRKVMSQTMIKWTSIIAGVILIGFAGYFLYEFVMAIKGIT; from the coding sequence TTGAGTTTATTTTTCGCCTATCTGCTAGTAGGTCTTGCGATCGCATTACCTGTAGGGGCAGTAACAGTTGAAATGACGAAGCAAGGTTTGAAAAAGGGCTTTATGCATGGTTGGGCTGTAGGATTAGGTGGGATGACGGTTGATTTCCTATTAATTATTGCATTATATATGGGACTGGCTTCTGTACTTGCACTACCTTATATTCAAATACCAATGTGGCTCATTGGTGCGGGTTTCTTAATATTTCTAGGTTATGATTCTATAAAAAATTCGGATCAAGATATTACTCTAGACGGTGAAAAGCCAAACAAATCATTTTTAAGCTCCTATCGTAATGGTTTACTGGTAGCTATTTCGCCAGGAAATCTCGTGTTTTGGATTTCTGTTTTTGGCGCTGTCCTTTCTGATTCGTATGATATGACACAACCAACAAAATTTTTAATCGTCGGGGCTGGTATTTTAGCCGGAATTCTCGTCCATGATCTAGGTCTACTTACAATTGTTGCGGTGACAAGGAAAGTAATGAGTCAAACAATGATCAAATGGACATCTATAATCGCTGGTGTTATTTTAATCGGTTTCGCCGGATACTTCTTATATGAGTTTGTCATGGCGATCAAAGGAATAACGTAA